GAGCTATGGTTTAGGGCCAGAGGTGAAGATTCggttttcctaagtattttggtGAGACTCTTGGAAAAGCCAAGTCACTTTGGGAGTCACGTGAGTTGGACATAAGACAATTATCCCAACTTCTTCATGAAGCCCTGATATTCTCCAGTGTTGGGAACAGCATCATGTGAGCTTGGCTTTGGACCTTGCTGTTGGGGGGTTGAGCAGCTCCGGAAAAACATGGCGGATACCAAGTGGGTCTGACCAGTCTGTGCAGAGTGGCACCCCAACGAGGCTCTCAGAAATCCCTGGTGGGAGTGTGGGTGGTGAGTGTTGTATTACCAAATGAGGGCAAGGGTAGGATCTTCTTTATACAGCGGTTGTTCATGGGTTTCAGATAAAGGAGTAACACACGTCTCCAGCGCAGTCATAGCACTCAAGAGCTTGATAACGGGCCGGTCATGCAGAATGTGATTATGTTAATACCTTCATACCATTTAAAtgaaagcattttacaaatattaactcatgtAATATGTATAACAACAATAGAACAGAGTCTATTCACCTTCTACTGCTCTGTAGCAAATCATCACAAACATTGCTGcttaaaataatgcatatttattatttcacagtttccGTGGGTCAGGGGTCCAGGCGCAGCATAGCTGGGTCCCTACTCAGAGTCTTACCCAGGAGCAACCAGGTGTCAGTTGGCTGCGCTCTCATTTGGAGAGTCATCTGGGGCGGGGGGAGTCTGAGGTTGTTTAGGTTGTTGGCCGAATTCATCTCCTCGTATCTGTACCTCTGTGGGCCCCGTGATTCTGCTGGCTGTTGGCCGGAGACTGCCCTCAGGTCCCAGGGGCCACCCGCAGCTCCTGGAGGCTACTCCCAGTCCCTAGCTGCGGTGGGGGGGCTTCTCCCACATGGCTCCTTACCTCACCGAGAGCACAGAAGGCTCTAGCCCCGGTTTGTCGAGATTCAGTCCTGTGACATGTAACATCATTACAAGAGTGATATCCCGTGACCTTCGTCGTACTCTATGGTTAGGAGCCATCAGAGGCGCCTTTCTTTGAACCCACTCAAGAAGAGGGGATTCGACAAGACTGTAGACACCATGAGGCTCCCTGGGATTCACTTTAGGCTTATGCCTATCAACACCGAGGGAAgagctattattatcctcattttgcaaatgGGGAAACAAAGGCAGTTGGCCCAATTCACGTGACTAGTAAGCAGGAAAGCCTGAGTTCCAATTCAGaaggtgtgaccccagggtctctGTTCTTGACCACGAAGCACAGCCACCACACTTCGCGGAAGGTCCAGTCTGGGTACCTCCGTTCGTCAACctcagcaattttttttattattattttttttccctggatGTTGCCCTCTTCCCTCTTGATGTGATAATCATAGTTGTCCCCTATCTGTGTGATGTTCACAGCTTTACTCACACTTCACATAGCCCAGTGACGTGAGGAGGTTGCTTGTATCATCGTCTTCCAGGTAAAGAACCTGGGGTTAGAAAGGAGGAATCACCAACACCGCTATGAAGGAGAAGTGGGCTGGATCGCGAGCTTCTGGTCTACTCTCCACACCCCTCACCCATGCCGCTGTGAACACCTCGCAACATCCGTGAACAGTAAGGAACCTCCCATATCTGCTAGTCTGGCTCTAACTGGTGACTGGCCGGCCTGACGTAATTCGGCCCAAATAGTTCTATGAACAATTTCTAATTAGCTGCCGGTATTTAAGAATGTTAGATTTGCAACAAAAATCGGCAAGATTCTGCGACCCTGAGTCCACATTTCCCTGCAGAGCTGAGCAGAGGCAGCTTTCCCTGGGTTGGCCTTGAtcctcctcctgccaccctcAGACCCCCTACTTGCTGGCTGCGGACCTTGCGTCTGAGACCCCTCACTTGGCAGGTGAAGGAGAGCCACAGCCCCCTGAAGGTTCCAGAGCCTCCGGCCAGCCGAGCCCACATTAGTAGCACATGGGCGCCCCGCCAGCAGGCCGGAGTCACCCAGGTGGGCACCCTGcatggcagagggaaagacacagTGGACAGGGCCCTGTATCACCTGCCCTCTCACGGAGTCGCCTGCGCCCCTCATCCCGTATAGTGACCTTCGCCGAGGGTTCACGTGCTGTCAGGGCGAGAGGCGTCACAGGCCGAGCGCTAAGTGCAGGCTGCTGGCCCCGTGCCCACGACGAGCCCTCGGGGGTGGGTTTCCATGCACTTCTCCCCCCAAGGCGTCACAGGTGAACCCAGACTCCAGGAGCCGCGGAGCGTGCAGGGTGAAGCGAGGCCTGCACCAACCCTGCAGCCAGGGCCCCGGAGACGGAGATGGAGACCAGGCCCTGGGTACAAGGGGATGCAGCTCCCCAGGCCGGGCCAGCCAGGAAGCACAGATGGAAAAGTCCAGGGGTTAACCCATGCTTGTGGACTCTGCAATCATCCTGGGGGGCGTGCCGGGGGGACCTGGGGGGAACCCCAGCTGTGGTGACCTCAGCCTGGGGCCATGGGCCTAACCACCCCAAGCCTGCTCTGCTCCTTGTCTGTGGGGTGCCGTGCGTGAGAGGCACAGTGCGCTCCAGCTGTCTTCTCTTGATTAGATCCGGGGTTCCTCATGGGGGGGCTTTGAGGTTGAATAAAAAAACACTGGGATTGGTGCCAGGAAATGTGGATTGTAGCCCCTAGCCTGTTCTTTCCCGTTGGGACCCATAAGGAAATTATCCGGGGTCTCTTcaataattaggaaaataatataaatacacgGTAATCTAATTCACACTGTATTAAAggtcagaaaacaatgaaaagtgGCCATTCTGGTCGTCCAAGCCAATGCCACACGGACACAGGCACACACTAGCCCTCAGACGGGAGCAAATTTGAGATCAATCCTGAAGATGTTACGTGTCGGCCCCTAAAACCCTCAGCACTTCAATGCAGCCGAGCCCCAGTGGAAAGTCACTCGGGTAACTTACGGGGTCCTGCCCACCGTGGGCGGCCCACAGGGCGGCAGGCGGCTTTCCCAGCGCGTGGGGTGCGCTCCCACGGCGGGCCCAGTCATCGGGGGCAGCACCGCCCCACGCCCCAGGGAAGTGCGGCCTTGAGAAGGTCAGTGCTCGCACGTCTGTCCCGGCAGCTGCCAAACGCCGGCCCGTGGGAAAGCAGCCACGCAACCAAAGGGCGATTCCCAACACGCAGgtgggcggggagcggggagtgGGCCGCGGGGGCTCACCCGGTGCCAGAAGGGCCCGCTGCCGGCGGGAAGAGCCAGCTGATGCCCCGCAGGGCGCGAGGTCCACGCAGCCCCCACGCACTTTGAAGACTGGGTCGTCCCTCCACCGGCTTTCCCTCCACTTTCCACTTCTCGGTGTCAAGTAGACGACATTTGTCCACAGCGCAGCCTCCGGGCCCTACACCGTACCAGTGCGGCGGGCATATTTCCAGTTTTCATTACTTTAATCCTCACCAAGTCACTGAATTCCTGTTTATCTTCCCGAGTCCGGGCCTCCGGGCCCAGGTCTGTGGCCGTCGCTGCTGGGCGGACCGCTCAGATCCACGTACTCGGGGACTTTGTTACATTTCCTTTGATCTCGGGTTTCATGAAGTCGCTTGGGTAGCCGACAGCTACAATGCGGTACGGTTTGTACAAAACAGACGGTTTTCCACACCTGAGTGTTGATCCTAGCTAATGTACGTGGCCAAATGCAAATTAGGAATCACACGCGATCCCTGCTCTGAACATGAGCAGCGCTGCCTCGTCGGGAGATGACGCAAGACGCATGATGAGGAGCCACAGGAGCCACAGATGTAACCTTAAATATACCGGAAgccacattgtttttatttttttatttttttatttttttattttttttatttttattttttattggtgttcaatttactaacatacagaataacacccagtgcccgtcacccattcactcccacccccccgccctcctccccttctaccacccctagttcgtttttaAAGATTCGTTTCAGAGGCGgcgagagagcacgagcagaggggagCGCAGAGGGCGAGGGAGGCTTAAGCAGACGCCAGGCTGAGCGCGGAGCTGggtctcagcaccctgagatctcGACCGGAGCCGAAagcaagagtcggacacttaccGATTCTCCACCCGGACGCCCCTCTGGTAGCCGCCTGTAAtgaggtaggaagacggaaaaaaataaataaaaaaagaagaagtaggaAGACGgctacctggctggctcagtagacaCGAGACCCTggggctcagggttgtgagttcaagccccatgctgggcgtGCAGATCACttaaagatgacatttttttaaaaagtaggaaaaaaacaccaaattaaTTTAATAGTATGTTTCATTTAccctatttaaaatattatcatttggggtcacccgggtggctccgtggtggagcgtctgcctttggcccaggccgtgaccctggggtcccagaatcgagtcctgcgttgggctccccgcatggagcctgcttctccctctgcctgtgtttctcatgaaatggataaaatctttaaaaaataaaacataaaatatcatttcaacatgtaatagtcatttaaaaatctgaGCTAGTGTACATTCATCCTCTGCAGTTAGCTTCAGGTGTGGTTTACACTTTCAATACGTCTCAGTCGGGACTAAGTGCAGGCACCGCACAAGGCCAGAGGCTGCTATGTTGGACGGTGCAAAAATAGAAGATTCTGGCTCCTTTGAATAGCGCCGATCACTCAAAGCGGGGTTAGAATGGTTCAcaccctccctgctcccagccaGGCAGTAACGTGTAAAGTCGCTCACTTATGATTTCTCGGGAGAGACGTAAGAGATCACGGCCCGAAGTCTTGGTTGTGGTCAAGGCGGCCAAgactcctggggggtgggggacggtTGACTCACTCTGGGTCGCACCGTCTCACTCAGCGTCGCCACCGACAGCTGCAGAGGGAGGCTCCGCTCCCACCACGCACCTGCCCACCCGACCCTGGAAGGGAGCTGAGGGCATGGACCGGGCTCACCGCGGGGACGTCGCTGTGCCAATGGGGACAGGGTGGGGCGTGCGCGGCTCCAGGGTCCTGCTGTCCAGCCCCGGGAGGGGCGTCAGGGCACTGCCATCGGCCTCCCCTGGGCAGGGCACGCTCCCCCGGGGGAGGACCGAGAGGGGGGTGGGCTGATGCTGCTCGGTGTTGGGTGCGGCAGCAAGAGGCTCTCTGTGGCTAAGCCACTGGGCCCTCGTCGGTGTTTGCGGTCCGGGTGTGCGGGCAGCACCCACCTGGGGACACTCCGCAGGTCTCGGGGCGCGGGTGGGAGCCGAGAAGGACACCCCAGTTGCCATGGCGGCGCTGCCCTCGCCCAGGTTCCCAGGCAGCCCTCTTCTTTCCGTCTGTGCGCCTTCTCCTCTGCTTAGGGGTTCTGTCCGGGGTGGTCTGGCGGTGAGAGGTAGTACCTGAGAGCAGCGGAGGCTGCGCCCAGGAACCTCCTAACTGCTAAATGCGAGCAACATCCCTAATCCTCACCTGATCCTATTTTTAAGGAGCTTCTGTTACGGTGGAGGACATTGCACGCTTTTCCTCGGAGCTCATTTCTCCCTCGGCTCTTACACCGCACACCCGGGGCTTCCTCCTACCACTTGCTCACTTCCCGTGTGCCTTGCGGTTTCCTCCGGGTCCGTCGCCTTCTGACGTGCTGTGTTCACCAGGATTCTGCTCCAAAGCCTTTTATCCCGCCTCCTGGCCCCCCTGCACAGCCTGGACACCAGCTCCACGTTGGAAACCCACCATCAGGGGCGCCTGCTGGCTCCGCGGTGGAACCTCCttgcaacaattaaaaaaaaaaaaaaaagactcaaaaagaCGCGTACAGGTACGTACGCATCTAACACAAAAAATTATGTtcaaatataaaactaatatatattcCTCCCTTAAGGAGgaatttctcaaattccacattcTATTTCTCCCCTGACCTTcgcaccccctccccgctccctcgGTCTAGCATTCTTGAGGCAAGACTTTGGGGCAGCCAAAGGCTGAGGCTGGCTTTTCACGGCGGGTCCCCAGACAGCAACAGGGTGAGCAGCCTCCCCCGAGACCCAGGGAGTTCTCCTCAACGTCGGGCAGGGGTGGTTATGGTCAGAGACCAGCTCCGCAGCGCAGGGGCCCCTGACCTGCACCCCTACCCCGccggctggggcctggggggaaTGAGTTCCTGTTAGAGACCTTCCCCAgggtgggctgggggatggggtgatggggggggagggcagccgcgCCGGGTGTTACCCCGTATGTGGGCAAGGTGAACTTAGGTTTAAAACACCGTGAGTCCTACAGGAGGAAGGAACAGCACTTTTAAGGCGGCCCTGATGAACAAATCTTGAAAGTAGACTGCAATCCTAATGTGTGTTTGAACTACTGAAAATGGAAGAGTTTTTAAACTTGTGAAAATAGGTTTATGGAAATATCTGAAAACAGCAACACTTTAGCGGgatatttaaaaacctaaaaaaaaagcaTCGAAATATTATTCTGGGGGGGATAATGGGTGATTACACTTTgtctatttttccatattttcaaatttttacaaaataaaagtttccaagatcacaaaaagataaaaaagaaaccttcCCTAGATGTGGTTCAAATTTTAATGCAACGGGTATTTTTGCTGTTATCCCGTGAAAAAGAAGTCATAAAGCTGATTGTCTGCAGGAAAAGCTTTATTAATTCACAAAAACTGCTATGTGGAACAGCAAACATTTTTACACGACTTTGGAAACAAGTGGCACACACAGAGTCAACAAGTCCCACTTACGCTGTTCTCTCCGCCCCCAGCTTCAATGCTCAGCTAAAGAACATCCGTTTACCTTGTTTGACATGTCTGGCTCAACGTCATCTgccaggcttttattttattttattttttgcaaaaacacattttttttttttgacaattagGTACACAGTGGAGACTTTATAGGACTTGAAATGTTTAAAACTCACACAATAATTAGAGTTACAAGAAGAGCGGTGGCCTCTTCCAATGTATTTCAGCATTTCACTCTCGCTTTCAAATACTCATCTCAAGCCTATCCCAGGAGCCTTCCACCGCATAGGGCtttgctcccctcctccctcctcctctctcctcctcctctcctcccctccccctcctccctccttctccgtcctcctcctccctcctcctcccctccccctcctctcctcccccatcctcccccatcctcctctccccctccttgtcttctcttctcctcctgcccctcctccccctcctcctcctctcttctccctcctcccccctcctcctccccctcctcctcctcttctcctctcctctccctcctcttctccctcctcctctcctcccctcctctccgtcctcccctcccccctcctctccatcctcctcccctcccctcccccaacgcCAAGGCCTTAACCATCGGGGTTCTCTGGGTGGGAAAACCAAGGGCTGTGCGCTGCCGGcagctgcggggcgggggcgctcggCGGGTCGGCGGGTCGGGGGCGCTCGCTGGCTCCTCGCTCGGGCTCGGGCGGCGGCCCGGGGGCGTCACAGCACCAGGCAGTGGCCGAGCAGCTTCTCGGCGGCCTTGGCGAGCCGGGccccgcggcgggcgggcggggcgggcggggcggcggggccgggcctgcGCTCGTGGCGCCGCAGCGCGTGGAGCAGCTCCTGCACGCCGACGCCCATGGCGGCCGAGGTCTCCAGGAAGGCGCAGTCCCACTCGACGCAGGCGACGCCCTCGCGGATCGTCAGCTCCCAGCGGCCCTGCTCGCCGCGGCTGCCCAGCACCAGCACGATCGGGTACTGGCGCACGTTCTTGCCCTTGACCTTGCACAGCAGCTCGTAGAAGGGCTGCAGCTCCTCCAGGATCTGCTTCTCCGAGGCCGCGCAGGCGGGCGGGAAGGCGGGCGCCCCGGCAGCCAGGCGGCGCAGcagggcgcggcgggcgcggggcgcgcggggcgcgcggggggcgcgcgggggatCGGCGGCCTGGGCGCCCCGGGCCCCctcctcggccccctcggccccctcggcccccggCAGGCACGCGTCCTGGAAGCCGCCGCGCACCCACCTCCGCACCAGCGCGCCCTTGGCCAGGCCGGCGGCGCCGAGCACCGCGACGTGGTAGTCCTTGCCCTGGCCCTGCGGAGGGGCGCCGCGCACCACCAGGAGGGCGGGCAGGGGCCGCAGGCGCTGCAGCAGCCGCGTCCGGAAGCCGAAGCACTGGTTGCCCATGGCGCGGAGCCGGCGGGGGCGCGGCCGGAGCGGCGGGTGCCTGGGGAGGAAGAGGCGAGGACGCGTGGGCATGGCCGCGGGGACGCCCCGCAAGCTCGCCCGCCCGGGTGCCCGCCCCAGATGCCCCCCAGGGCCTCGCCCCTGgtgccccccaggtcccccccggtgcccccccaggtgccccccaggcgCCCGCgcggagagggagggagggagggcgggcgcGCGCCTGCGGTGAGGCCCCGACCTCCCCGGACCTCCCCGGACCGCCCCGGCCCGCACCTGTGGCGCCGCACctgctgcagggcctggagccgcgcagccgcccgcccgcccgcccgcccgccgcacCTGCTGCAGGAGCGCGGCCCGGGCGCCCACCCAAGGGACGGCTCGGCCCCGCGCCCGCGAGCCCAGCCCCCGCCCGCCTTCGCTCCTGTAACGCCCAGCGCCGTGCCCGGGCCGCGGCCTGCACACACCGCGGGGCGCCCGAGGCCGGGGACCTgctgcggcggggcggggcgggggggggtcggggcccagggccagggcgCTCCTCACCaccgcgccccgcgcgcccgcaCCGCTGCCCGCGCACCTGCCCGCATCCGCCCGCACCCCCCAGCCCCCGACCCCCCAGCCCCTCTACCTCTACCCGGGACCAGGTGCTGCGCGGCCcgcagactccctgctgcccGGTCCGCGTCGGCGACGGCGCCCCTGGCAGCGCGGGCGGCACCTCCCGGcttggggggcggcggggcggcggcagCGACCAATCACGGCCTCGGGGCCGGACGGACACCCCGGCAGCGGGAGCTCGGGAACTGCGGGCACCGCGGGGCTGAGTCCGCGAGGGGGGCTGAGTCCGCGATGGGGGGGCTGAGTCCGCGATGGGGGGCTGAGTCCGCGATGGGGGGCTGAGCCCGCGATGGGGGGTtgagcccgcgatggggggggttgagcccgcgatgggggggctgagcccgcgatgggggggttgagcccgcgatgggggggcTGAGTCCGCGATGGGGGGGGGTtgagcccgcgatgggggggGTTGAGCCCGCAATGGGGGGGGTtgagcccgcgatgggggggGTTGAGCCCGCGATGGGGGGCTGAGCCCGCGATGGGGGAGCTGAGTCCGCGATGGGGGGGGCtgagcccgcgatgggggggctgagcccgcgatgggggggctgagcccgcgatgggggggGCTGAGCCCGCGAGGGGGGAAGCTGAGTCCGCGATGGGGGGGCTGAGCCGCGATGGGGGGGGTTGAGCCCGCGATGGGGGGCtgagcccgcgatgggggggggttgagcccgcgatgggggggGCTGAGTCCGCGATGGGGGGGCtgagcccgcgatgggggggctgagtccgcgatgggggggctgagcccgcgatgggggggcTGAGCCCGCGAGGGGGGAAGCTGAGTCCGCGATGGGGGGCtgagcccgcgatgggggggggttgagcccgcgatgggggggctgagcccgcgatgggggggggttgagcccgcgatgggggggctgagcccgcgatgggggggggttgagcccgcgatggggggggttgagcccgcgatgggggggggttgagcccgcgatggggggggttgagcccgcgatgggggggctgagcccgcgatgggggggctgagcccgcgatgggggggcTGAGTCCGCGATGGGGGGGGGCtgagcccgcgatgggggggggttgagcccgcgatgggggggctgagcccgcgatgggggggggttgagcccgcgatggggggggttgagcccgcgatgggggggggttgagcccgcgatggggggggttgagcccgcgatgggggggctgagcccgcgatgggggggctgagcccgcgatgggggggcTGAGTCCGCGATGGGGGGCtgagcccgcgatgggggggttgagcccgcgatggggggggttgagcccgcgatgggggggctgagcccgcgatgggggggctgagcccgcgatgggggggctgagtccgcgatgggggggggggctgagtccgcgatgggggggggggttgagcccgcgatggggggggttgagcccgcgatgggggg
The sequence above is drawn from the Canis lupus baileyi chromosome 8, mCanLup2.hap1, whole genome shotgun sequence genome and encodes:
- the DIRAS3 gene encoding GTP-binding protein Di-Ras3, translating into MGNQCFGFRTRLLQRLRPLPALLVVRGAPPQGQGKDYHVAVLGAAGLAKGALVRRWVRGGFQDACLPGAEGAEGAEEGARGAQAADPPRAPRAPRAPRARRALLRRLAAGAPAFPPACAASEKQILEELQPFYELLCKVKGKNVRQYPIVLVLGSRGEQGRWELTIREGVACVEWDCAFLETSAAMGVGVQELLHALRRHERRPGPAAPPAPPARRGARLAKAAEKLLGHCLVL